The following are from one region of the Gryllotalpicola protaetiae genome:
- a CDS encoding DEAD/DEAH box helicase produces the protein MPKNEKRGGSRAPKNFEPNSSYSRAKKPKPGSRSPGHRGYKPESESDAPQKKTRWSSETRVARGHSADRRESDRPQRFERLDRFDREREHNRGERRFDRANPERRDRDERAPRSFDDRPARGFDRDDRGSRRFGRDDRAPRRSDDRPARSFDRDDRPARSFDRDDRAPRRFDRDDRPARSFDRSDRPARDFDRTDRPARRFDGDQRPARRFENNERFDRGERRFERSNRFERDRTDRPRHFDRDDRSPRRFEQSDRPRRDSRTSDFYGDAQKKASFTPQDDVVLERLTAQATQAGDVEGTTFADLGLGQGIVRALGDMGAESPFPIQAATIPDVLAGRDVLGRGRTGSGKTIAFGAPVVEGLLRSGSAEIQSGKRSKRQFGRAPRALILAPTRELALQIDRTVQPIARSVGLFTTQIYGGVPQRSQVVALERGVDIVIGTPGRILDLLEQGRLDLSEVRVTVLDEADHMCDLGFLEPVQTILRHTADGGQKLLFSATLDTGVAALVNEFLIDPAVHEVAGEDQASGTIEHRVLVIDHREKLEVIRELVDRGGKTLVFTRTRSYAEDVANGLEDEGIAAVALHGDLNQAKRTRNLEKLTKGRVNVLVATDVAARGIHVDDIDLVIQADAPDEYKTYLHRSGRTGRAGKTGTVVMLTSRGRTRRIEGLLERAEITAEWSEVRPGDVLLADLANGTAE, from the coding sequence ATGCCCAAGAACGAGAAGCGCGGTGGCAGCCGCGCGCCCAAGAACTTCGAGCCGAATTCCTCCTATTCGCGTGCCAAGAAGCCGAAGCCCGGCTCGCGCAGCCCCGGCCACCGCGGGTACAAGCCCGAGTCCGAGTCGGATGCCCCGCAGAAGAAGACCCGCTGGTCGTCCGAGACGCGCGTTGCGCGCGGCCACTCGGCCGACCGTCGCGAGTCCGACCGCCCGCAGCGCTTCGAACGGCTCGATCGTTTCGACCGCGAGCGCGAGCACAATCGGGGTGAGCGCCGCTTCGACCGCGCGAACCCCGAGCGTCGCGACCGCGACGAGCGTGCGCCGCGCAGCTTCGACGACCGCCCCGCGCGTGGCTTCGATCGGGACGACCGCGGCTCGCGTCGTTTCGGCCGCGATGACCGCGCACCGCGCCGTTCTGACGACCGGCCCGCGCGCAGCTTCGATCGGGACGACCGGCCCGCGCGCAGCTTCGATCGGGACGACCGCGCTCCGCGCCGTTTCGATCGGGATGACCGCCCTGCGCGCAGCTTCGACCGCAGCGATCGCCCGGCTCGTGATTTCGATCGCACCGATCGTCCCGCGCGCCGTTTCGACGGCGACCAGCGCCCCGCCCGCCGCTTCGAGAACAACGAGCGCTTCGACCGCGGTGAGCGCCGCTTCGAACGCTCCAACCGCTTCGAGCGCGACCGCACCGACCGCCCGCGTCATTTCGACCGTGACGACCGCAGCCCGCGCCGCTTCGAGCAGAGCGACCGTCCGCGTCGCGACAGCCGCACCTCCGACTTCTATGGCGACGCCCAGAAGAAGGCTTCGTTCACCCCGCAGGACGACGTCGTGCTCGAGCGTCTGACCGCCCAGGCGACCCAGGCCGGCGACGTCGAGGGCACGACCTTCGCAGATCTCGGCCTCGGCCAGGGCATCGTGCGCGCACTGGGCGACATGGGCGCCGAGAGCCCGTTCCCGATCCAGGCGGCGACGATCCCCGACGTGCTCGCCGGCCGCGACGTGCTCGGCCGCGGGCGCACCGGCTCCGGCAAGACCATCGCCTTCGGCGCGCCCGTGGTCGAGGGGCTGCTGCGTTCAGGCTCGGCGGAGATCCAGTCGGGCAAGCGCAGCAAGCGCCAGTTCGGTCGCGCGCCTCGCGCGTTGATCCTCGCGCCGACGCGCGAGCTCGCTCTGCAGATCGACCGCACGGTGCAGCCGATCGCCCGCTCCGTCGGCCTCTTCACGACCCAGATCTACGGCGGCGTTCCGCAGCGCTCGCAGGTCGTCGCGCTCGAGCGCGGCGTCGACATCGTCATCGGCACCCCCGGTCGCATCCTCGATCTTCTCGAGCAGGGCCGCCTCGACCTCTCCGAGGTGCGTGTGACGGTGCTCGACGAGGCGGACCACATGTGCGACCTCGGCTTCCTCGAGCCGGTGCAGACGATCCTGCGCCACACGGCCGACGGCGGCCAGAAGCTGCTCTTCTCTGCGACCCTCGACACCGGTGTGGCGGCGCTCGTCAACGAGTTCCTGATCGACCCGGCCGTTCACGAGGTCGCCGGCGAGGACCAGGCCTCGGGCACCATCGAGCACCGTGTGCTCGTCATCGACCACCGCGAGAAGCTCGAGGTCATCCGCGAGCTCGTCGACCGCGGCGGGAAGACGCTGGTCTTCACGCGCACGCGCAGCTACGCGGAGGACGTCGCGAACGGCCTCGAGGACGAAGGCATCGCGGCCGTCGCTCTGCACGGCGACCTCAACCAGGCCAAGCGCACGCGCAACCTCGAGAAGCTCACGAAGGGCCGTGTGAATGTTCTGGTCGCGACGGACGTCGCCGCCCGCGGCATCCACGTCGATGACATCGATCTCGTGATCCAGGCGGACGCGCCCGACGAGTACAAGACCTACCTGCACCGCTCGGGCCGCACTGGCCGCGCCGGGAAGACGGGCACGGTCGTGATGCTCACGTCGCGCGGCCGCACGCGCCGCATCGAGGGCCTGCTCGAGCGCGCCGAGATCACCGCGGAGTGGTCGGAGGTGCGTCCCGGCGATGTGCTGCTCGCCGACCTCGCGAACGGCACCGCCGAGTAG
- a CDS encoding alpha/beta hydrolase, whose protein sequence is MSALALTAALAACSATDAAPTAAGAHAAPAAVAHSAAPAGVVVTADVPYAGTADRAQQLDVCAPTATGKPRPAVLLIHGGGWHSGDKSTVQDTCEWLAKSGFVTFNIDYRLWPTARYPAQPDDALAALRFLRAPATVRHYEIDPTRLGVFGGSAGGNLAATLATHDSGLKALVDLSGPMDLTAGQLTARQDPRLTADETGYLNCPSLARCPSAPMASPLLAVSAATPPTFIGQASVDFVPREQGDAFAAALKKAGVPVTVEVTQGKLHSFGVLTPRMQAAIAGFLHRQLGE, encoded by the coding sequence ATGTCAGCACTCGCGCTGACCGCCGCGCTCGCGGCATGCTCTGCGACGGATGCAGCGCCGACCGCAGCCGGCGCGCATGCCGCCCCCGCGGCGGTGGCGCACAGCGCCGCGCCGGCCGGGGTCGTCGTCACAGCCGACGTGCCCTACGCCGGCACCGCCGACCGTGCGCAGCAGCTGGATGTCTGCGCTCCGACCGCGACCGGGAAGCCGCGCCCCGCGGTTCTGCTGATTCACGGCGGCGGCTGGCATTCCGGCGACAAGTCGACAGTGCAGGACACGTGCGAGTGGCTCGCCAAGTCCGGCTTCGTCACCTTCAACATCGACTACCGCCTCTGGCCGACGGCGCGCTACCCCGCGCAGCCCGACGACGCGCTCGCCGCGCTGCGCTTCCTGCGCGCGCCCGCCACCGTGCGCCACTACGAGATCGACCCGACCCGCCTGGGGGTCTTCGGCGGCTCTGCCGGCGGCAACCTCGCGGCAACGCTCGCGACGCACGACAGCGGCCTGAAGGCGCTCGTCGACCTCTCGGGCCCCATGGACCTGACCGCTGGTCAACTGACGGCCCGGCAGGACCCGCGGCTGACGGCGGATGAGACCGGATACCTGAACTGCCCGTCGCTCGCACGCTGCCCGTCGGCGCCGATGGCGTCTCCGCTGCTCGCGGTGAGCGCGGCCACCCCGCCGACGTTCATCGGACAGGCATCCGTCGACTTCGTGCCCCGCGAGCAGGGCGACGCGTTCGCTGCCGCGCTGAAGAAAGCGGGCGTGCCGGTCACCGTCGAGGTGACCCAGGGCAAGCTGCACTCCTTCGGCGTGCTCACTCCGCGCATGCAGGCGGCCATCGCCGGTTTCCTGCACCGCCAGCTCGGCGAATAG
- a CDS encoding endo-1,4-beta-xylanase translates to MNRRAQTLARATVALLAVAALAGLAGCTSQPAATAPQASAAPLRTIAEKSGLRVGVAVDTDRLSDSAYAKLTAQQFSTVTPENAMKWEVVEPKQGQYDWSAADKLVDFAQAHGQLVRGHNLVWYSQLPQWLTDEAPSLTADQLSAILQKHITDEVTHFTGKIWQWDVVNEAFDDSGNLRDNIWIEKLGPDYIADAFRWAHAADPDAKLFLNDYGIETDGLKSQAEYDFVKQLVAQGVPIDGVGFETHLDADDPEQDLQTVMTQYAKLGIDVAITEADVKARTPVSKIDKTIQSSMFADSMSACLAVKQCISYTLWDLDDKDSWIPQYFPGEGGATLYDDELKPKPQYVALQQALAKGVKTAPPRSK, encoded by the coding sequence GTGAACCGCCGCGCCCAGACCCTCGCCCGCGCCACCGTCGCCCTGCTCGCCGTGGCGGCACTCGCCGGGCTCGCGGGGTGCACTTCGCAGCCCGCGGCGACGGCGCCGCAGGCATCCGCCGCCCCACTGCGCACCATCGCCGAGAAGTCTGGTCTGCGCGTCGGCGTCGCCGTCGACACCGACAGGCTGTCGGACAGCGCGTACGCGAAGCTCACTGCCCAGCAGTTCTCGACCGTGACGCCCGAGAACGCCATGAAATGGGAGGTCGTCGAGCCGAAGCAGGGCCAGTACGACTGGTCGGCCGCAGACAAGCTCGTCGACTTCGCGCAGGCGCACGGACAGCTCGTGCGCGGCCACAATCTGGTCTGGTACTCGCAGCTGCCGCAATGGCTCACCGACGAGGCGCCGAGCCTCACCGCCGACCAGTTGAGCGCGATCCTGCAGAAGCACATCACCGACGAGGTCACGCACTTCACCGGCAAGATCTGGCAGTGGGATGTCGTGAACGAGGCGTTCGACGACAGCGGGAACCTGCGCGACAACATCTGGATCGAGAAGCTCGGGCCCGACTACATCGCCGACGCGTTCCGCTGGGCGCACGCCGCCGACCCTGACGCGAAGCTGTTCCTCAACGACTACGGCATCGAGACCGACGGGCTCAAGTCGCAGGCCGAGTACGACTTCGTGAAGCAGCTCGTCGCGCAGGGCGTGCCGATCGACGGCGTCGGCTTCGAGACGCACCTCGACGCCGACGACCCCGAGCAGGATCTGCAGACCGTCATGACGCAGTACGCGAAGCTCGGCATCGACGTCGCGATCACCGAGGCCGACGTGAAGGCGCGCACCCCCGTCAGCAAGATCGACAAGACGATTCAGAGCTCGATGTTCGCCGACTCGATGAGCGCGTGCCTCGCGGTGAAGCAGTGCATCTCCTACACGCTGTGGGACTTGGACGACAAGGATTCCTGGATCCCGCAGTACTTCCCCGGAGAGGGCGGCGCGACGCTCTACGACGATGAGCTGAAGCCGAAGCCGCAGTACGTCGCGCTGCAGCAGGCGCTGGCGAAGGGCGTCAAGACCGCGCCCCCGCGCAGCAAGTAA
- a CDS encoding efflux RND transporter permease subunit produces MHRLAVLSMKNRALIALITICAAVFGGFALTNLKQELIPSVQFPQLAILTTYPGASPAVVSNDVSTPIETAIQGVPGLDQTSAVSSTNQSLITAQFNYGTNLDTAEQKLNQAINQISSALPANVTPQVISASLDDLPVIQIAATGTEDTAKLGDDITRLVLPEIKKVDGVDDAQLIGLAGQRVTITPDSAKLAAAGLSTQAITSALQQNGVLVGAGQLTQGAQTLTVQAGSQLGSVDDITGLPLISGQGADASGRPGLPLAAPAAVQPKTIGDVASVALDTDPTTTLSRVNGEPALTIAVTKLPAANTVAVSDGVKKLIPDLKDKLGGDVKLTTVFDQAPFITQSISSLAEEGLLGLGFAVIVILVFLLSVRSTIVTAISIPTSVLITFIVMWASDYTLNIITLGGLTIAIGRVVDDSIVVIENIKRHLVPGADRAATVVKAVREVAGAITASTITTVAVFAPIAFVGDVTGELFRPFALTVTIALLASLLVALTIVPVLAYWFVRPPKLKPGSRAAIDEQIEAGRTDELEHPTRLQRGYLPIIRWTLRHSGVTVLIAVGVLVGTVALGPLLTTNFLGDSGQNTLTVNQTLPPGASLDAKNDASKPVEKLLRDTKGVEIVQTSVGGSGSAIADAFGGGGSGTTFSVTTDASADQVALQNTIKDELKTLHDVGTVQLASSQGLGGSSDIEIDVTAPNDESLQQASDALVKKLDGYHSLTQVSSGLSADLPYIAVDVDRAKAAQAGLTEVALSQLVSQSMQPTQIGTIAIDQTTLKIYLDNPDAPTTVDQLKALQVPTATGPVALSDLADVHQSTGPTKVTTVKGQRSATITATPASQDLTQANRDVNTALAAVHLPTGATATLGGVQQSQSQAFSQLGLALLAAILIVYIVMVATFKSLRQPLLLLVSVPFAATGAILLQLVSGVPLGVASLIGVLMLIGIVVTNAIVLVDLVNQYRERGMPVPEAVAHGASRRLRPILMTALATICALTPMALGITGHGSFISQPLAIVVIGGLVSSTVLTLVVLPTLYNLVEGARERRLARRAAVTN; encoded by the coding sequence ATGCATCGTCTCGCCGTCCTGAGCATGAAGAACCGCGCGCTCATCGCCCTCATCACGATCTGCGCCGCGGTCTTCGGAGGCTTTGCGCTGACGAATCTCAAGCAGGAACTGATCCCCTCTGTGCAGTTCCCGCAGCTCGCGATCCTGACGACGTACCCCGGCGCGAGCCCGGCGGTGGTCTCGAACGACGTCAGCACGCCGATCGAGACGGCGATCCAGGGTGTGCCGGGCCTCGATCAGACGTCGGCGGTCAGCTCGACCAACCAGTCGCTGATCACGGCGCAGTTCAATTACGGCACCAACCTCGACACGGCCGAGCAGAAGCTCAACCAGGCGATCAACCAGATCTCGTCGGCGTTGCCCGCCAACGTCACGCCCCAGGTGATCAGCGCGAGCCTCGACGATCTGCCCGTCATCCAGATCGCGGCGACCGGCACGGAAGACACGGCCAAGCTCGGCGACGACATCACGCGCCTCGTGCTGCCCGAGATCAAGAAGGTCGACGGGGTCGACGACGCCCAGCTCATCGGCCTCGCCGGCCAGCGGGTGACGATCACACCTGACAGCGCGAAGCTTGCCGCCGCCGGGCTGAGCACACAGGCGATCACGAGCGCGCTGCAGCAGAACGGCGTGCTCGTCGGCGCCGGCCAGCTCACGCAGGGCGCGCAGACGCTGACCGTGCAGGCCGGCTCGCAGCTCGGGTCGGTCGACGACATCACGGGACTGCCGCTGATTTCAGGGCAGGGGGCGGATGCCTCGGGCCGACCCGGTCTGCCGCTGGCGGCGCCCGCGGCTGTTCAGCCGAAGACCATCGGCGACGTGGCATCCGTCGCCCTTGATACCGACCCGACCACCACGCTCTCGCGCGTGAACGGCGAACCCGCGCTCACGATCGCCGTCACCAAGCTGCCAGCGGCCAACACCGTCGCGGTCTCAGACGGGGTCAAGAAGCTCATTCCCGACCTCAAGGACAAGCTCGGCGGCGACGTCAAGCTCACCACCGTGTTCGATCAGGCGCCGTTCATCACGCAGTCGATCTCGTCGCTGGCAGAAGAGGGCCTGCTCGGCCTCGGATTCGCGGTGATCGTGATCCTGGTCTTCCTGCTCTCGGTGCGGTCGACGATCGTGACCGCGATCTCGATTCCGACGAGCGTGCTCATCACCTTCATCGTGATGTGGGCGAGCGACTACACGCTGAACATCATCACGCTCGGCGGCCTGACGATCGCGATCGGGCGCGTGGTCGACGACTCGATCGTCGTCATCGAGAACATCAAGCGACATCTCGTGCCGGGCGCCGACCGGGCCGCGACTGTGGTGAAGGCCGTGCGCGAGGTGGCCGGCGCGATCACGGCGTCGACCATCACGACCGTCGCGGTGTTCGCTCCGATCGCCTTCGTCGGCGATGTCACGGGTGAGCTGTTCCGTCCGTTCGCGCTGACGGTCACGATCGCGCTGCTCGCGTCGCTGCTGGTCGCGCTCACGATCGTGCCTGTGCTCGCCTACTGGTTCGTGCGGCCCCCCAAGCTCAAGCCCGGAAGTCGCGCCGCGATCGACGAGCAGATCGAGGCGGGAAGAACCGACGAGCTCGAGCACCCGACCCGGCTGCAGCGGGGCTACCTGCCGATCATCCGGTGGACGCTGCGCCACTCCGGCGTCACCGTGCTCATCGCGGTCGGGGTGCTCGTCGGCACCGTCGCGCTCGGCCCGCTGCTCACCACGAACTTCCTCGGCGACAGCGGCCAGAACACGCTCACCGTCAACCAGACCCTGCCGCCCGGCGCGAGCCTCGACGCCAAGAACGACGCATCGAAGCCCGTCGAGAAGCTGCTGCGCGACACGAAGGGAGTCGAGATCGTGCAGACCTCGGTGGGGGGCAGCGGCAGCGCGATCGCCGACGCGTTCGGCGGCGGCGGAAGCGGCACGACCTTCTCGGTCACCACGGACGCGAGCGCAGACCAGGTCGCCCTGCAGAACACGATCAAGGACGAACTGAAGACCCTGCATGACGTCGGCACCGTGCAGCTCGCGTCGAGTCAGGGCCTCGGTGGCTCCAGCGACATCGAGATCGACGTGACGGCGCCGAACGACGAGAGTCTGCAGCAGGCATCCGACGCGCTCGTCAAGAAGCTGGACGGCTATCACTCCCTCACCCAGGTGAGCAGCGGGCTGTCGGCCGACCTGCCGTACATCGCCGTCGACGTCGACCGTGCGAAGGCCGCGCAGGCGGGCCTCACCGAGGTCGCGCTCAGCCAGCTCGTCTCGCAGTCGATGCAGCCGACGCAGATCGGCACGATCGCCATCGACCAGACGACGCTCAAGATCTACCTCGACAACCCCGATGCGCCGACGACGGTCGATCAGCTGAAGGCGCTGCAGGTGCCGACGGCGACGGGCCCCGTGGCGCTCAGCGACCTCGCCGACGTGCATCAGTCGACCGGCCCGACCAAGGTCACGACCGTCAAGGGCCAGCGCAGCGCGACGATCACGGCGACGCCCGCCAGCCAGGACCTCACCCAGGCGAACCGCGACGTCAACACCGCGCTCGCCGCGGTGCACCTGCCGACCGGTGCGACCGCGACCCTCGGCGGTGTGCAGCAGAGCCAGTCGCAGGCGTTCTCGCAGCTGGGGCTCGCGCTGCTCGCGGCGATCCTGATCGTCTACATCGTCATGGTCGCGACGTTCAAGTCGCTGCGGCAGCCGCTGCTGCTGCTCGTCTCTGTGCCGTTCGCCGCGACCGGCGCGATCCTGCTGCAGCTCGTCTCGGGCGTCCCGCTCGGCGTCGCCTCGCTCATCGGCGTGCTGATGCTGATCGGCATCGTGGTGACGAACGCGATCGTGCTCGTCGACCTCGTGAACCAATATCGAGAACGGGGGATGCCTGTGCCGGAGGCCGTCGCGCACGGAGCCTCTCGGCGTCTGCGCCCCATCCTGATGACCGCGCTCGCCACGATCTGCGCGCTCACGCCCATGGCGCTCGGCATCACGGGGCATGGCTCGTTCATCTCGCAGCCGCTCGCGATCGTGGTGATCGGCGGGCTCGTTTCGTCGACGGTGCTGACGCTGGTCGTGCTGCCGACGCTGTACAACCTCGTCGAGGGCGCGCGCGAGCGTCGGCTCGCGCGTCGCGCGGCGGTGACCAACTAG
- a CDS encoding DUF4097 family beta strand repeat-containing protein: protein MPEEKWLVNPGQSKTVDIDGITSVKISLIGGQVDVIGHDEPTTRVEVSAVTGKDIKITTENGRLEIDHPQLRWDNFIDVFRSWQGRARADVSVLVPRNVALKLGTVSGHALVSGLISDARLSTVNGDLTADTLVGNVELNAVSGELAVQNHLGAVKANTVSGDVTASGTLSRVTVDGVSGNVFLDVRGIPDTIRHNTVSGDLTLRLDGDAPARFRVNTVSGVLQVDNSIYRGAGARNFDYQDGPLDKLWIDVNANSVSGNLSVVRRAASTGAPDDAPKATA from the coding sequence ATGCCCGAAGAGAAGTGGCTCGTCAACCCGGGCCAGTCGAAGACCGTCGACATCGACGGCATCACGTCCGTCAAGATCAGCCTGATCGGCGGTCAGGTCGACGTCATCGGCCACGACGAGCCGACCACCCGCGTCGAGGTCTCCGCCGTCACCGGCAAGGACATCAAGATCACCACCGAGAACGGCCGCCTCGAGATCGACCACCCCCAGCTGCGCTGGGACAACTTCATCGACGTCTTCCGCAGTTGGCAGGGCCGCGCGCGCGCCGACGTGAGCGTCCTGGTGCCGCGCAACGTCGCCCTCAAGCTCGGCACGGTCAGCGGCCACGCCCTGGTCTCGGGCCTCATCAGCGACGCCCGCCTCAGCACGGTGAACGGCGACCTCACCGCCGACACTCTCGTCGGCAACGTCGAGCTCAATGCCGTCTCCGGCGAGCTGGCGGTTCAGAACCACCTCGGCGCCGTCAAGGCGAACACGGTCAGCGGCGACGTCACCGCGAGCGGCACGCTCAGCCGGGTCACGGTCGACGGCGTGAGCGGCAACGTCTTCCTCGATGTGCGCGGGATTCCCGACACGATCCGCCACAACACGGTGAGCGGCGACCTCACGCTGCGCCTCGACGGCGACGCGCCTGCCCGCTTCCGCGTCAACACGGTGTCCGGCGTGCTGCAGGTCGACAACTCCATCTACCGCGGCGCGGGCGCCCGCAACTTCGACTACCAGGACGGCCCGCTCGACAAGCTCTGGATCGACGTGAACGCCAACTCCGTGAGCGGCAACCTCTCCGTCGTCCGGCGCGCAGCGTCCACCGGCGCACCGGACGACGCGCCCAAGGCCACCGCATGA
- a CDS encoding PadR family transcriptional regulator, whose amino-acid sequence MTPPVFSHGSLRLYLLSLLEEAPKHGYELIQALEARFGGTYSPSAGTIYPRLSKLEEEGLVTKTTQGRKTVYEITDAGREELTAREAELRDIEAEVTDSVRRLADEVRQGVNDALKSLRADLASAARESKEHAKPGDFQAGPQNLNVDAQVHSRFALREAELALNEFRQQLRSELRAVAAKGELTDAAVGRLRAELARLRADVLQVIHR is encoded by the coding sequence ATGACGCCCCCGGTCTTCAGCCACGGCAGCCTCCGCCTCTACCTGCTCAGCCTGCTCGAAGAGGCGCCGAAGCACGGCTACGAGCTCATCCAGGCGCTCGAGGCCCGCTTCGGCGGCACCTACAGCCCGAGCGCGGGCACCATCTATCCGCGGCTCTCGAAGCTGGAAGAAGAGGGCCTGGTCACCAAGACCACGCAGGGCCGCAAGACGGTCTATGAGATCACGGATGCGGGCAGGGAAGAGCTCACAGCACGAGAGGCCGAGCTCCGCGACATCGAAGCCGAGGTCACCGACTCCGTGCGCCGCCTGGCCGACGAGGTGCGCCAGGGCGTCAACGACGCCCTGAAGTCCCTGCGCGCCGACCTGGCGAGCGCCGCGCGCGAGTCGAAGGAGCACGCGAAGCCAGGCGATTTCCAGGCCGGTCCACAGAACCTCAACGTCGACGCACAGGTGCATTCGCGCTTCGCGCTGCGCGAGGCAGAGCTCGCCCTCAACGAGTTCCGCCAGCAGCTGCGCAGCGAGCTGCGGGCGGTGGCGGCCAAGGGCGAGCTGACGGATGCCGCGGTCGGCCGCCTGCGCGCCGAGCTCGCGCGCCTGCGGGCGGATGTTCTGCAGGTGATACACCGCTGA
- a CDS encoding APC family permease: MTNEAKTSTTEAFSAKRWLIGEPLASEKLEGQLLPKRLALPIFASDALSSVAYGPQELMLILLAGGVSFLAFSPWIALAVVVVLVTVVASYRQLIRAYPSGGGDFEVAHKNLGEKAGLIVAAALLTDYVLTVAVSVASGVDNIISAAPMLHEFRVELSIVFVALIAVANLRGVREASKAFAIPTYVFAASIAVMVITALVRTAAGHAPVAESAGYSVAHVEQLTQAGLILLLLRAFASGCSALTGVEAIANGVQAFRVPKIRNARTTLLMLGGIAVTLFVGLVITGLIAHVHYAQNPCDLVGFAHCTTEPQRSLIAQIAAATFGNNSVLFFVVQAATAIVLLLAANTAFNGFPLLTYVLAKDSYAPKALSTRGDRLVFSNGVVGLALAAIVLLVIYQANLSNLIQLYIIGVFVSFTLGQSGMVRHWLRLLRDGKEGAGFRTQDGELMNRGSIIRSLSINMFGAILTASVLIVVTITKFTHGAWIVFIIMPVLWLLMLGVNRYYRDVEKEVEVDAGTTYGSTGDHAIVLVGKMQKPALKALDYAIAAKHDSIEAVHIVVDAESTDRLKQQWKDMNIHVPLTLIDSPYRDYATPLAKYIKKRREFCGSEVVTVYLPQYIVGHWWEQILHNHRARRISRELMLVHGVVIALVPWLLDSSELIYGRRSRPLPGQDRRGEPPRRMPARSPGASTPAARAAAAAEAIAAANAEVRGSEATAPVATQPGDGEVREPAITAQPKR; the protein is encoded by the coding sequence GTGACAAACGAGGCTAAGACCTCAACCACCGAGGCCTTCTCTGCCAAACGCTGGTTGATCGGTGAGCCATTGGCGAGCGAGAAGCTCGAGGGCCAGCTGCTGCCGAAGCGTCTTGCGCTACCCATCTTCGCCTCCGACGCGCTGTCCTCCGTGGCGTACGGCCCGCAGGAGCTCATGCTGATCCTGCTCGCGGGCGGGGTGTCGTTCCTGGCGTTCTCCCCGTGGATCGCCCTCGCGGTCGTCGTCGTCCTCGTCACCGTCGTCGCCTCGTACCGCCAGCTGATCAGGGCCTACCCGTCGGGCGGCGGCGACTTCGAGGTCGCGCACAAGAACCTCGGCGAGAAGGCCGGCCTCATCGTGGCCGCCGCCCTGCTCACGGACTACGTGCTGACGGTCGCCGTGTCGGTCGCCTCCGGCGTCGACAACATCATCTCCGCCGCGCCGATGCTCCACGAGTTCCGGGTCGAGCTCTCCATCGTCTTCGTCGCCCTCATCGCGGTCGCGAACCTGCGCGGCGTGCGCGAGGCGAGCAAGGCCTTCGCGATTCCGACGTACGTCTTCGCCGCCAGCATCGCCGTCATGGTGATCACGGCCCTGGTCCGCACCGCCGCGGGGCACGCCCCGGTCGCGGAATCCGCCGGCTACTCGGTCGCCCATGTCGAGCAGCTCACGCAGGCCGGGCTGATCCTGCTGCTGCTGCGCGCGTTCGCGAGCGGCTGCTCGGCACTGACCGGCGTCGAGGCGATCGCGAACGGCGTGCAGGCGTTCCGCGTGCCGAAGATCCGCAACGCGCGCACCACCCTGCTGATGCTCGGCGGCATCGCCGTCACGCTGTTCGTCGGCCTCGTGATCACCGGCCTCATCGCGCATGTGCACTACGCGCAGAACCCGTGCGACCTCGTCGGCTTCGCGCACTGCACGACCGAGCCGCAGCGCAGCCTCATCGCGCAGATCGCGGCGGCGACCTTCGGCAACAACTCCGTGCTGTTCTTCGTGGTGCAGGCGGCGACGGCGATCGTCCTGCTGCTGGCGGCGAACACCGCGTTCAATGGGTTCCCGCTGCTGACCTACGTGCTCGCGAAGGACTCGTACGCGCCGAAGGCGCTCAGCACCCGCGGCGACCGGCTCGTCTTCTCGAACGGCGTCGTCGGCCTCGCGCTCGCGGCGATCGTGCTGCTGGTGATCTACCAGGCGAACCTGTCGAACCTGATCCAGCTGTACATCATCGGCGTCTTCGTCTCGTTCACCCTCGGTCAGTCGGGCATGGTGCGGCACTGGCTGCGACTGCTTCGAGACGGCAAGGAGGGGGCCGGATTCCGCACGCAGGACGGCGAGCTGATGAACCGCGGCTCGATCATCCGCAGCCTGAGCATCAACATGTTCGGCGCGATCCTCACGGCATCCGTTCTCATCGTCGTCACCATCACGAAGTTCACGCACGGCGCCTGGATCGTGTTCATCATCATGCCGGTGCTGTGGCTGCTGATGCTCGGCGTGAACCGCTACTACCGCGACGTCGAGAAGGAGGTCGAGGTCGACGCCGGCACGACCTACGGCTCAACCGGCGACCACGCGATCGTGCTCGTCGGGAAGATGCAGAAGCCGGCGCTCAAGGCGCTCGACTACGCGATCGCGGCGAAGCACGACTCGATCGAGGCCGTGCACATCGTCGTCGACGCCGAGTCGACCGATCGGCTCAAACAGCAGTGGAAGGACATGAACATCCATGTCCCGCTGACGCTGATCGACTCGCCGTACCGCGACTACGCGACCCCCCTCGCGAAGTACATCAAGAAGCGCCGCGAGTTCTGCGGGTCTGAGGTCGTGACGGTCTACCTGCCGCAGTACATCGTGGGTCACTGGTGGGAGCAGATCCTGCACAACCACCGTGCCCGGCGCATCAGCCGCGAGCTGATGCTCGTGCACGGTGTCGTGATCGCGCTCGTGCCGTGGCTGCTCGACTCCTCCGAGCTCATCTACGGGCGCCGGTCGCGCCCGCTGCCCGGCCAGGACCGCCGCGGCGAGCCGCCGCGCCGCATGCCGGCGCGCAGCCCCGGAGCGTCGACCCCGGCTGCTCGCGCCGCTGCCGCCGCCGAGGCGATCGCCGCGGCGAACGCCGAGGTGCGAGGCAGCGAGGCGACAGCGCCGGTGGCGACGCAGCCGGGCGACGGCGAGGTGCGAGAGCCTGCCATCACCGCACAGCCGAAGCGCTAG